A region from the Oscillatoria sp. FACHB-1406 genome encodes:
- a CDS encoding chlorophyll A-B binding protein produces the protein MQNEDRNAFKPGFTEGAENWNGRLAMIGFVAALIIELVSGQGVLHFWGLM, from the coding sequence ATGCAAAACGAAGATCGCAATGCTTTTAAACCGGGCTTCACTGAAGGTGCAGAAAACTGGAACGGTCGCCTTGCTATGATTGGCTTCGTTGCTGCGCTCATTATTGAGTTAGTCAGCGGTCAAGGCGTACTGCACTTCTGGGGCTTGATGTAA
- a CDS encoding ABC transporter permease — protein MNLARVFAIAANGFRETIRDRILYAIALFGLLFALALRLLPEVSATTEDKIVLDFGLGAIGFIGALVAIFIGTGLINKEIEKRTVLVLIPKPLSRAELIVGKHLGLLGVLAILLAAMGAIYALSLVGVKIAYPPGAIAVSLAYLLLELSLLVAAALAFGVFTSPLLAMLMTFGLYLMGHFSRDLVELGRISKNPALAALVQNLYLVLPDLSRLNLRNEAVYGLLPPPQTLLFDAIYGLVYTAVLLAIAIAIFSRRQF, from the coding sequence ATGAATCTAGCAAGAGTATTCGCGATCGCAGCGAATGGCTTCCGAGAGACGATTCGCGATCGCATTCTTTACGCGATCGCGCTGTTCGGGCTGCTATTCGCCCTTGCCTTGCGCCTCCTGCCGGAAGTTTCAGCAACGACAGAAGATAAGATCGTTCTGGACTTCGGCCTGGGGGCCATCGGCTTTATCGGCGCATTAGTCGCCATCTTTATCGGGACTGGACTGATTAACAAAGAAATTGAAAAGCGAACCGTACTGGTGTTAATACCCAAACCCCTGAGTCGCGCTGAATTAATCGTTGGCAAACATTTGGGATTGCTGGGGGTTCTGGCGATTTTACTCGCAGCAATGGGGGCGATTTACGCGCTCAGCCTGGTGGGGGTAAAAATTGCTTATCCTCCCGGCGCGATCGCAGTTTCCCTCGCTTACCTCCTGCTCGAACTCAGCCTGTTAGTTGCTGCTGCCCTGGCTTTTGGGGTGTTCACCAGCCCCTTGTTAGCAATGCTGATGACCTTCGGTTTATACTTAATGGGACACTTTAGCCGCGACTTAGTAGAACTCGGCCGGATTAGTAAAAATCCTGCTCTCGCTGCGCTGGTACAAAACTTATACCTGGTTTTACCCGACTTATCGCGCCTTAACTTGAGAAATGAAGCCGTTTACGGACTATTGCCGCCGCCGCAAACGCTTTTGTTCGATGCAATTTATGGGTTAGTATATACTGCTGTACTGCTCGCGATCGCGATCGCGATCTTCTCTCGACGACAGTTTTAG
- a CDS encoding MGMT family protein — protein sequence MVNSDSCGSVLNLFIKSKHGFPTIESQTLSLKVGHGIAGDINANAISPRQILLVRNEDLLELSIPPGELKENVVIGGLDASLLSPGALIESNKGAAIRLTFYCEPCKRIAPLVDRLKTIERKRGILGVILTDSTLSIGDRLTVKPHTFPALSEIPYERFLNFIAKVPNGKVVTYKQVIAAIGVSDGYFRALPNYLIKAAGAGYPAHRVVDSQGNLTPHLSQQKEKLEAEKIELIRGIPSVGSKTQYSVSLPDYNWEDSTLYL from the coding sequence ATGGTAAATAGCGATAGTTGCGGCTCCGTACTCAACCTTTTTATCAAGTCAAAGCACGGCTTTCCTACCATAGAATCTCAAACGTTATCTCTTAAGGTTGGGCATGGGATTGCCGGAGATATCAACGCTAACGCCATCAGTCCCAGACAAATTTTGCTCGTTCGCAATGAAGATTTATTAGAACTCTCTATCCCACCCGGAGAACTCAAGGAAAATGTTGTCATCGGCGGTTTAGATGCCAGTCTCTTGTCTCCAGGAGCGTTAATCGAAAGCAACAAAGGGGCAGCGATTCGCCTAACGTTTTATTGCGAACCCTGCAAGCGTATTGCACCCTTAGTCGATCGCCTAAAAACGATAGAGCGAAAACGAGGTATTTTGGGAGTTATTCTCACAGATAGCACCTTAAGCATCGGCGATCGACTTACTGTTAAGCCTCATACTTTCCCAGCTTTATCTGAAATTCCCTACGAAAGATTTTTGAATTTTATCGCTAAAGTCCCCAACGGAAAAGTTGTGACTTACAAGCAGGTAATTGCCGCGATTGGTGTTTCGGATGGATACTTTCGCGCGCTGCCTAATTATCTCATTAAAGCTGCGGGTGCGGGTTATCCGGCTCATCGAGTGGTAGATTCTCAAGGTAACTTAACACCACACCTCAGCCAGCAAAAAGAAAAACTCGAAGCGGAGAAGATCGAGCTAATTCGCGGGATTCCTTCAGTCGGCTCGAAAACCCAATACTCTGTCTCTCTTCCCGATTATAACTGGGAAGATTCGACTCTTTATTTATGA
- a CDS encoding polysaccharide deacetylase family protein, translating to MQFAPVYPYLYRLLKSRFPSSLWCGSPAVPYVALTFDDGPHPEYTPQLLDVLDRYGVRASFFWLGVNVARFPAIAREVHLRGHWLALHGYEHRAFPRLTPTELHDSLERTRDAISSACDLDPALLRDVRPPNGIFTPKTLKLLNQWHYRPVMWSVVPEDWVEPGVERVCQRVLTQIHWGAIVVLHDGYFGGQSVAQTAACLIPQLRDREYDFVTIDRFWNDVPPPSLLN from the coding sequence ATGCAATTTGCTCCTGTTTATCCTTACCTATACCGTTTGCTCAAATCGCGGTTCCCTAGCAGTTTGTGGTGCGGTTCTCCCGCTGTTCCTTACGTGGCGCTTACTTTTGATGACGGTCCCCATCCCGAGTATACGCCCCAATTATTAGATGTTCTCGATCGCTACGGCGTTCGCGCTAGTTTTTTTTGGTTGGGCGTTAACGTCGCCCGATTTCCCGCGATCGCGCGCGAAGTCCATTTACGCGGACATTGGCTTGCCCTGCACGGTTACGAACACCGCGCCTTCCCCCGACTCACCCCCACTGAACTCCACGACAGTTTAGAACGAACCCGCGATGCGATCTCGAGCGCTTGCGATCTCGATCCGGCACTCCTGCGCGACGTTCGCCCCCCAAACGGCATCTTCACCCCAAAAACCTTAAAATTGCTGAATCAATGGCACTATCGCCCGGTAATGTGGAGTGTGGTTCCCGAAGATTGGGTCGAACCGGGAGTCGAACGAGTTTGTCAGCGCGTTTTAACTCAAATTCATTGGGGCGCGATCGTCGTTTTACACGATGGGTACTTTGGCGGACAAAGCGTTGCGCAAACCGCCGCTTGTTTAATCCCTCAACTGCGCGATCGAGAATACGACTTTGTTACTATCGATCGCTTTTGGAATGACGTTCCGCCCCCCTCCCTTCTCAATTAG
- the rpoD gene encoding RNA polymerase sigma factor RpoD, which translates to MTQANDTLASITLPQNEGLEFFIDIDPEASIKEDDEIELETSEPEKDSKTAAKRGTDATKKKLYTEDSIRVYLQEIGRIRLLRADEEIELARKIADLLKLERVREELDTHQDENIKNAWAKQVWKMETWENLIDHQEAKISTRKQLSAQLKREPEDEELLAEVRKASSKVEPALDKLLTEIAENLAAQSQRPPTDSELLQDLKKSYAKIEPLLEREWSSRLPERLHAFNRRLYIGQRAKDKMVQSNLRLVVSIAKKYMNRGLSFQDLIQEGSLGLIRAAEKFDHEKGYKFSTYATWWIRQAITRAIADQSRTIRLPVHLYETISRIKKTTKILSQEMGRKPTEEEIAERMEMTIEKLRFIAKSAQLPISLETPIGKEEDSRLGDFIEADGETPEDQVSKNLLREDLENVLDTLSPRERDVLRLRYGLDDGRMKTLEEIGQIFNVTRERIRQIEAKALRKLRHPNRNSILKEYIR; encoded by the coding sequence ATGACCCAGGCCAATGATACACTCGCAAGCATTACCCTACCTCAAAACGAAGGGTTAGAATTTTTCATCGATATCGATCCTGAAGCGTCAATTAAAGAAGACGACGAGATCGAACTCGAAACCAGCGAACCTGAAAAAGATTCAAAAACGGCAGCAAAACGCGGAACTGATGCAACAAAAAAGAAATTATACACTGAAGATTCGATCCGCGTATATCTCCAAGAAATCGGTCGGATTCGCCTGCTAAGAGCCGATGAAGAAATCGAGCTAGCTCGTAAAATCGCCGACTTGCTCAAACTCGAGCGAGTCAGAGAAGAACTCGATACCCACCAGGACGAAAATATCAAAAATGCCTGGGCCAAGCAAGTCTGGAAAATGGAGACTTGGGAAAACTTAATCGACCATCAAGAAGCCAAGATCTCGACGCGCAAGCAACTGAGCGCTCAACTTAAGAGAGAACCAGAAGATGAAGAACTTTTAGCCGAAGTTCGTAAAGCCTCCTCCAAAGTCGAGCCTGCGCTCGATAAATTACTGACCGAAATTGCCGAGAACTTAGCCGCCCAATCCCAGCGCCCGCCGACGGATAGCGAACTGCTGCAAGACCTCAAAAAATCCTACGCCAAAATCGAACCCTTGCTCGAACGCGAGTGGTCTTCGCGGCTTCCCGAAAGACTGCACGCCTTCAACCGCCGCCTCTACATCGGTCAAAGAGCAAAGGATAAAATGGTGCAGTCCAACCTGCGCTTGGTGGTTTCAATCGCGAAAAAATACATGAATCGCGGTCTTTCCTTCCAAGATTTAATTCAAGAAGGCTCCCTCGGATTAATTCGCGCCGCTGAAAAATTCGACCACGAGAAAGGCTATAAATTCTCAACTTATGCGACTTGGTGGATTCGCCAAGCCATTACTCGTGCCATTGCCGACCAATCTCGCACCATTCGCCTCCCCGTCCACCTCTACGAAACCATTTCTCGAATTAAAAAGACGACTAAAATTCTCTCTCAAGAAATGGGGCGCAAACCGACAGAGGAAGAAATTGCAGAACGCATGGAAATGACCATCGAAAAACTGCGATTTATTGCCAAATCCGCACAGTTACCCATTTCCTTAGAAACGCCGATTGGGAAAGAAGAAGATTCCCGACTCGGCGATTTTATTGAAGCGGACGGCGAAACGCCCGAAGATCAAGTTTCTAAAAATCTTCTACGCGAAGATCTCGAAAACGTCCTCGATACCTTAAGCCCGCGCGAGCGAGATGTACTGCGACTGCGCTACGGACTCGATGACGGACGGATGAAAACCCTCGAAGAAATCGGACAGATCTTTAATGTAACTCGCGAACGCATTCGCCAAATCGAAGCGAAAGCGCTGCGCAAATTGCGGCATCCCAACCGCAATAGCATTCTTAAAGAATACATCCGTTAA
- a CDS encoding cytochrome c biogenesis protein CcdA, with product MFETLSTWLYQMSVFADRLANEQLAHLSWTSAGVIFATGLLTSLTPCMLSMLPITIGYIGGYESEGRGQAARQSMWFALGLATTLAGLGIVAATLGRIYGQVGAGLPIFVSLVAIVMGLNLLELVPLQFPSWGGDEWIDRNWPKGARSYLLGLTFGLAASPCSTPVLATLLAWVGAQQDLWLGGGLLLAYAAGYVAPLVAAGIFAASVKRFLEFRRWSSWINSASGALLVGFGVFSLLSRLPQWG from the coding sequence ATGTTCGAGACTCTTTCGACTTGGTTGTATCAAATGTCAGTTTTTGCTGACAGACTAGCAAACGAACAACTCGCCCACCTCAGTTGGACGAGTGCGGGCGTTATTTTTGCCACGGGGCTGCTGACTAGCTTGACCCCTTGTATGCTGTCAATGCTGCCGATTACGATTGGGTATATTGGCGGCTACGAGAGCGAAGGACGGGGGCAGGCGGCACGGCAATCGATGTGGTTTGCCCTGGGACTAGCAACGACGCTGGCAGGGTTAGGAATTGTAGCAGCGACGTTGGGGCGCATCTACGGACAAGTTGGGGCTGGCTTACCGATTTTCGTAAGTTTAGTGGCGATTGTTATGGGGCTAAATTTGCTGGAGTTGGTTCCGTTGCAGTTTCCGAGTTGGGGCGGCGACGAGTGGATCGATCGCAATTGGCCCAAGGGCGCGCGTTCTTACCTGTTGGGTTTAACCTTTGGGTTAGCGGCTTCGCCGTGCAGCACCCCCGTACTGGCGACGCTGCTCGCTTGGGTCGGCGCGCAACAAGACTTGTGGTTGGGAGGCGGACTATTACTCGCTTACGCTGCGGGTTATGTCGCTCCGCTCGTGGCCGCCGGGATCTTTGCAGCTTCTGTGAAACGATTTTTAGAATTTCGTCGCTGGTCGAGTTGGATTAATTCGGCGAGTGGGGCGCTGCTCGTCGGGTTTGGGGTCTTTTCACTCCTGTCTCGCTTGCCGCAGTGGGGCTGA